A single genomic interval of Agromyces cerinus harbors:
- a CDS encoding iron ABC transporter permease, producing MPSSRPLPAEQAEALIPARGGATRPRLGAVLLIALGLVVATLLAAVHVTQGSADVGLPELLGLLTGASDDQSAAVLLASRMPRLAAGVLIGIALGVAGLVMQSISRNVLASPDTLAVNAGSYLAVVAVAAFGIALPVAGGGAVAFLGGLAAAGLVLALSAGGGRGGGTVRLVLAGSAIALALTALTTMLLLLFPERTEGLFAWGNGTLAQTGMEPMLQLGPVVLLAVAALFLYARQFDLIALGEDTATVLGVQVRRTRLIGLLLAVLLSAAAVTVAGPIGFVGLAAPAIVRLIAVRVPGMQRHVLLIPAAAVMGVIVVLGADVLLRLAFGGQAAVEVPTGVVTTIFGAVFLIALALRARASSESGTGFVIGAGLSPRGRGLVIAASAVLLVVLAFVSLLLGDAKMLGGDVLNWMTGQAGPLVEFVMNTRAPRVAAAILAGAALALAGTVVQAVSRNPLAEPAILGVTGGAGVGAVLVITFWPLATFLGVTLGGLAGAALAALIVFGLAMRGGLASTRLILIGLGVSAAAAAITSMLIIATDPYNAAKALTWMSGSTYGRTFPQLIPLALVTLVAVPLLASARRELDLLAFDDDTPRVLGVRLGSARLGLLAVSVALTATAVSAVGVIGFVGLVAPHAARALVGSRHALVLPLAALLGALLVCVADTLGRTVIAPAQLPAGLLTAVVGAPYFVWLLWRSRRSA from the coding sequence ATGCCGTCGTCGCGACCCTTGCCGGCTGAACAGGCTGAAGCGCTGATTCCCGCCCGAGGCGGGGCCACCCGGCCCCGCCTCGGTGCGGTGCTCCTCATCGCGCTCGGGCTCGTCGTCGCGACACTGCTCGCCGCGGTGCATGTGACGCAGGGTTCGGCGGATGTCGGTCTGCCCGAGCTGCTCGGACTGCTCACGGGTGCGTCCGACGACCAGTCGGCCGCGGTGCTCCTCGCCTCGCGGATGCCGCGCCTCGCCGCCGGCGTGCTCATCGGCATCGCGCTCGGCGTCGCGGGTCTCGTGATGCAGAGCATCTCGCGCAACGTGCTCGCCTCGCCCGACACCCTCGCGGTCAACGCCGGCTCGTACCTCGCCGTCGTCGCGGTCGCGGCGTTCGGCATCGCACTGCCCGTCGCGGGCGGCGGCGCGGTCGCCTTCCTCGGCGGCCTCGCGGCGGCCGGTCTCGTGCTCGCGTTGTCGGCGGGCGGCGGTCGCGGCGGCGGCACCGTGCGTCTGGTGCTCGCCGGCTCGGCCATCGCTCTCGCGCTGACGGCGCTCACGACGATGCTGCTGCTGCTCTTCCCCGAGCGCACCGAGGGCCTCTTCGCGTGGGGCAACGGCACGCTCGCCCAGACGGGCATGGAGCCGATGCTCCAGCTCGGGCCCGTCGTGCTGCTCGCCGTCGCCGCCCTCTTCCTCTACGCCCGCCAGTTCGACCTCATCGCCCTCGGCGAGGACACGGCGACGGTGCTCGGCGTTCAGGTGCGTCGCACCCGCCTCATCGGCCTCCTCCTCGCGGTGCTCCTCTCGGCTGCCGCGGTCACCGTCGCCGGCCCCATCGGCTTCGTCGGTCTCGCGGCACCCGCGATCGTGCGCCTCATCGCCGTGCGCGTGCCCGGCATGCAGCGGCACGTGCTCCTCATCCCCGCGGCGGCGGTCATGGGCGTCATCGTCGTGCTCGGCGCCGACGTGCTGCTGCGTCTCGCGTTCGGCGGGCAGGCGGCCGTCGAGGTCCCGACGGGCGTCGTCACCACGATCTTCGGCGCGGTGTTCCTCATCGCGCTCGCCCTGCGCGCCCGCGCCTCGTCGGAGAGCGGCACCGGGTTCGTCATCGGCGCTGGGCTCTCGCCCCGCGGGCGCGGGCTGGTGATCGCGGCATCCGCCGTGCTGCTCGTCGTGCTCGCCTTCGTGTCGCTGCTGCTCGGCGACGCCAAGATGCTCGGCGGCGACGTGCTCAACTGGATGACCGGGCAGGCCGGGCCGCTCGTCGAGTTCGTGATGAACACGCGTGCGCCCCGTGTCGCCGCGGCGATCCTCGCCGGCGCCGCGCTCGCGCTCGCCGGCACCGTCGTGCAGGCGGTCTCGCGCAACCCGCTCGCGGAGCCCGCCATCCTCGGCGTCACCGGCGGTGCCGGGGTCGGCGCCGTGCTCGTGATCACGTTCTGGCCGCTCGCGACGTTCCTCGGCGTGACGCTCGGCGGGCTCGCCGGTGCCGCGCTCGCGGCGCTCATCGTCTTCGGGCTCGCGATGCGGGGCGGCCTCGCCTCGACGCGGCTCATCCTGATCGGGCTCGGCGTCTCGGCAGCGGCAGCCGCCATCACCTCGATGCTCATCATCGCGACCGACCCGTACAACGCGGCCAAGGCGCTCACCTGGATGTCGGGCTCCACCTACGGACGCACCTTCCCCCAGCTGATCCCGCTCGCGCTCGTGACCCTCGTCGCCGTGCCGCTCCTCGCCTCTGCACGCCGCGAACTCGACCTGCTCGCGTTCGACGACGACACTCCGCGGGTGCTCGGCGTTCGACTCGGCTCGGCGCGTCTCGGCCTGCTCGCCGTCAGCGTCGCGCTCACGGCGACCGCGGTCTCGGCGGTGGGCGTGATCGGCTTCGTCGGTCTCGTCGCACCGCACGCAGCGCGGGCGCTCGTGGGCTCGCGGCACGCCCTCGTGCTGCCCCTGGCGGCCCTCCTCGGTGCCTTGCTGGTGTGCGTCGCCGACACGCTCGGCCGCACGGTCATCGCGCCGGCGCAGCTGCCCGCCGGCCTCCTCACCGCGGTCGTCGGCGCCCCCTACTTCGTCTGGTTGCTCTGGCGTTCGCGCCGCAGCGCCTGA
- a CDS encoding iron-siderophore ABC transporter substrate-binding protein, with the protein MRRAAVTRPTIALTALAAASVLLLTGCGTTEEAGAASGDAAIVITDDRGESIELAAPAEKIVALEWNTAENLVALGVMPVGVADVEGYSAWVKSEALDDGVTDVGGRGEPSVDAIAGLAPDLVLTTTDLSESVIAQIEEFAPVLVVRGADASNPIGQMESNLERIATATGHEAEGEELLAGFDEKLAEGKAALEAAGLAGAPFMMSDSWATGGQVSIRPFAEGALLTAVTEELGLENAWTEEGDADYGLDSTDVEGLTAVGDVEFLYITNGEADAYQVELADNAVWTSLPFVQSDSVHRLPDGIWMFGGPSSMNDYIDAVVATLAG; encoded by the coding sequence ATGAGAAGAGCTGCCGTCACCCGGCCGACCATCGCCCTGACCGCCCTCGCCGCGGCATCCGTGCTGCTGCTGACCGGCTGCGGCACGACCGAGGAGGCCGGCGCCGCGAGCGGCGATGCCGCGATCGTCATCACCGACGACCGCGGCGAGTCGATCGAGCTCGCCGCCCCCGCGGAGAAGATCGTCGCCCTCGAGTGGAACACCGCGGAGAACCTCGTCGCACTCGGCGTGATGCCGGTCGGCGTCGCCGACGTGGAGGGCTACAGCGCCTGGGTGAAGTCCGAGGCGCTCGACGACGGCGTCACGGATGTCGGAGGCCGCGGCGAGCCCTCGGTCGACGCCATCGCCGGCCTCGCGCCCGACCTCGTGCTGACCACCACCGACCTCTCGGAGTCGGTCATCGCGCAGATCGAGGAGTTCGCACCCGTGCTCGTCGTGCGCGGCGCCGACGCCTCGAACCCCATCGGCCAGATGGAGTCGAACCTCGAGCGCATCGCGACCGCCACCGGCCACGAGGCCGAGGGCGAGGAGCTGCTCGCGGGCTTCGACGAGAAGCTCGCCGAGGGCAAGGCGGCGCTCGAGGCCGCGGGTCTCGCGGGTGCCCCGTTCATGATGAGCGACTCCTGGGCCACCGGCGGCCAGGTCTCGATCCGCCCGTTCGCCGAGGGCGCGCTGCTGACCGCCGTGACCGAGGAGCTCGGGCTCGAGAACGCCTGGACCGAAGAGGGCGACGCCGACTACGGCCTCGACTCGACCGACGTCGAGGGCCTCACCGCCGTCGGCGATGTGGAGTTCCTCTACATCACGAACGGCGAGGCCGACGCCTACCAGGTCGAGCTCGCGGACAACGCCGTGTGGACGTCGCTGCCGTTCGTGCAGAGCGACTCGGTGCACCGTCTGCCCGACGGCATCTGGATGTTCGGCGGCCCTTCGTCGATGAACGACTACATCGATGCCGTCGTCGCGACCCTTGCCGGCTGA
- a CDS encoding ABC transporter ATP-binding protein — MLGLDLTLSYDGAPVVHGAEIHLEPGKVTALVGPNGSGKSTLLRSLARLHRPDAGRVLLAADDGHTISAGAHGTEPADLIEHGIDAASLNGREFARRVTLLAQSRPTPGGITVRELVEFGRHPHRGRWIAGDPDGAAIVGRAMELTGVAEFAEQPVDRLSGGQLQRVWLASCLAQDTSVLLLDEPTTYLDLRYQVELLDLIRELADEHGVTIGVVLHDLDQAAAVADRVVLLESGRVRAVGTPAEVLVTDMLSSAYGIRVDVITDDRGCITTCPIGRYNTRQRIERLVVA, encoded by the coding sequence ATGCTCGGTCTCGACCTCACCCTCTCCTACGACGGCGCCCCCGTGGTGCACGGCGCGGAGATCCACCTCGAACCGGGCAAGGTCACCGCGCTCGTCGGCCCGAACGGCAGCGGCAAGTCGACGCTGCTGCGCTCGCTGGCCCGCCTGCACCGGCCCGACGCCGGTCGCGTGCTGCTCGCAGCCGACGACGGCCACACGATCAGCGCCGGCGCTCACGGCACCGAGCCCGCCGACCTCATCGAGCACGGCATCGACGCCGCCTCGCTGAACGGGCGCGAGTTCGCCCGGCGCGTCACCCTGCTCGCCCAGAGCCGGCCGACCCCCGGCGGCATCACCGTGCGCGAGCTCGTCGAGTTCGGCCGGCACCCGCACCGCGGCCGGTGGATCGCCGGCGACCCCGACGGCGCCGCGATCGTCGGGCGCGCGATGGAGCTCACGGGCGTCGCCGAGTTCGCCGAACAGCCCGTCGACCGACTCTCGGGCGGGCAGCTGCAGCGAGTGTGGCTCGCCTCGTGCCTCGCGCAGGACACGAGCGTGCTCCTCCTCGACGAACCGACCACCTACCTCGACCTGCGCTACCAGGTCGAACTCCTCGACCTGATCCGCGAGCTCGCCGACGAGCACGGGGTCACCATCGGCGTCGTGCTCCACGACCTCGACCAGGCCGCCGCCGTCGCCGACCGGGTGGTGCTGCTCGAATCCGGCCGCGTCCGCGCCGTCGGCACCCCGGCCGAGGTGCTCGTCACCGACATGCTGAGCTCGGCCTACGGCATCCGCGTCGACGTCATCACCGACGACCGCGGCTGCATCACGACGTGCCCCATCGGCCGCTACAACACTCGGCAACGCATCGAACGCCTCGTCGTCGCCTAG
- a CDS encoding amidase, whose protein sequence is MTSLHDHTALELHQMLQRGDVSPVELTEHYLSRVERLNPEVGAFATVTPEAALERARHVAAEVPKTAPLWGLPLADKDLHLRAGVPTRFGSRVFTDFVPDASDELVQAVDAAGAVSLGKSQTPEFGLPSYTEGVGTIPTRNPWNLALGAGGSSGGAAAAVASGMLPFAPGSDGGGSIRIPAASCGLVGVKPSRGRVPAGSGLTSLAGLGVAGPLARTVADAALLLDGLIAPSGYPAAHRFALRAAGDDGPFLGAAIRGEGRFQLGVMTDSPWDDAYDIAIAPEARAALDVAIEALERLGHGMEAMAPAPEPGYSEAFRTIWQAGAATIPVDGEPEALLEPLTQWLLARGRALPARQLAEALAWLTGFEERVIRRFASYDAVLTPALALTPRPVGWYDPDDGEHNFAQQVQFTPFTSFVNVSGLPAITVPVSETANGVPMGVQLIGRPGGEATLFAIAAQLERRVGRSRRHPELW, encoded by the coding sequence ATGACGTCCCTGCACGATCACACGGCCCTCGAACTCCACCAGATGCTGCAGCGTGGCGACGTCTCGCCCGTGGAGCTGACGGAGCACTACCTCTCCCGCGTCGAACGGCTGAACCCCGAGGTCGGCGCCTTCGCGACCGTCACGCCCGAGGCCGCGCTCGAACGGGCGCGCCACGTGGCGGCCGAGGTGCCGAAGACCGCGCCACTCTGGGGGCTGCCCCTCGCCGACAAGGACCTGCACCTGCGGGCCGGGGTGCCCACCCGCTTCGGCTCCCGGGTCTTCACCGATTTCGTGCCGGATGCCTCCGACGAGCTCGTGCAGGCGGTCGACGCGGCCGGGGCGGTCAGCCTGGGCAAGTCGCAGACGCCCGAGTTCGGGCTGCCCTCCTACACCGAGGGCGTGGGAACGATTCCGACGCGGAACCCGTGGAACCTCGCGCTCGGCGCGGGCGGCTCCAGCGGGGGAGCCGCGGCGGCCGTGGCATCCGGAATGCTGCCCTTCGCACCCGGCTCCGACGGCGGCGGGTCGATCCGCATCCCGGCGGCCTCGTGCGGTCTCGTGGGCGTCAAGCCCAGCCGTGGCAGGGTGCCCGCCGGGTCCGGGCTCACGAGCCTCGCCGGGCTCGGCGTCGCCGGGCCGCTCGCCCGCACGGTCGCCGACGCCGCGCTGCTCCTCGACGGGTTGATCGCCCCGTCGGGGTATCCGGCGGCGCATCGGTTCGCGCTGCGTGCGGCCGGCGACGACGGGCCGTTCCTCGGCGCGGCGATCCGCGGCGAGGGCCGGTTCCAACTGGGCGTCATGACCGATTCGCCGTGGGACGACGCCTACGACATCGCGATCGCCCCCGAAGCGCGCGCTGCGCTCGATGTCGCCATCGAAGCCCTCGAGCGCCTCGGCCACGGCATGGAGGCGATGGCGCCCGCGCCGGAGCCGGGCTATTCCGAGGCGTTCCGCACGATCTGGCAGGCGGGAGCCGCGACGATCCCGGTCGACGGCGAACCCGAGGCGCTGCTCGAGCCGCTGACGCAGTGGCTGCTCGCCCGCGGCAGGGCGCTGCCGGCTCGGCAGCTGGCCGAGGCGCTCGCATGGCTCACGGGCTTCGAGGAGCGCGTCATCCGCCGGTTCGCCTCGTACGACGCCGTGCTGACGCCGGCACTGGCACTGACTCCGCGACCGGTCGGCTGGTACGACCCCGACGACGGCGAGCACAACTTCGCCCAGCAGGTGCAGTTCACGCCGTTCACGTCGTTCGTGAACGTCTCGGGGCTGCCGGCGATCACCGTGCCGGTGTCGGAGACCGCGAACGGCGTGCCGATGGGCGTGCAGCTCATCGGGCGCCCGGGCGGAGAGGCGACCCTCTTCGCGATCGCCGCGCAGCTCGAGCGACGGGTGGGGCGGAGCCGGAGGCATCCGGAACTCTGGTGA
- a CDS encoding GNAT family N-acetyltransferase — protein MLEEEYQERRVLPPHLRKPVPAEAPFEYAIRDAAATDLPAVREIYNYYVANSTVTFDEDAMTLQEWKAKFAYLEKLGMPFIVAESPSGQLLGYALVSPWKPKRAYRFTVENSIYLGPAASGKGLGRVLLAELIDRSKAAGLKEMIAVIADQGAEASIALHEKFGFEEIGRMGRVGFKFDRWLGTVLLQRSLK, from the coding sequence ATGCTCGAAGAGGAATACCAGGAGCGCCGCGTGCTGCCGCCCCATCTTCGCAAGCCCGTGCCTGCCGAAGCGCCGTTCGAGTACGCGATCCGCGACGCCGCCGCCACCGACCTGCCGGCCGTGCGCGAGATCTACAACTACTACGTCGCCAACTCCACGGTCACCTTCGACGAGGACGCGATGACCCTGCAGGAGTGGAAGGCGAAGTTCGCCTACCTCGAGAAGCTCGGCATGCCCTTCATCGTCGCCGAATCGCCGAGCGGCCAATTGCTCGGCTACGCCCTCGTGTCGCCGTGGAAGCCGAAGCGCGCCTACCGGTTCACGGTCGAGAACTCGATCTACCTCGGCCCCGCGGCATCCGGCAAGGGACTCGGCCGCGTGCTGCTCGCCGAGCTCATCGACCGGTCGAAGGCGGCGGGACTCAAGGAGATGATCGCCGTCATCGCCGACCAGGGCGCCGAGGCCTCGATCGCGCTGCACGAGAAGTTCGGCTTCGAGGAGATCGGCCGCATGGGCCGCGTGGGCTTCAAGTTCGACCGATGGCTCGGCACGGTGCTGCTGCAGCGGTCGCTGAAGTAG
- a CDS encoding uracil-DNA glycosylase, with protein MPEEFAAGLLDPGWAEALAPVAPTIAELGGFLRAEVAAGRGYLPAGEQVLRAFREPLDDVRVLIVGQDPYPTPGHPIGLSFAVDGHVRPLPRSLANISRELVDDLGVPPLVHGDLTRWSANGVMLLNRVLTVEPGATGSHRGRGWEKVTDHAIRALVARDRPLVAILWGRDAQRLEPLLGSTPVIESAHPSPLSASRGFFGSKPFSRANALLAAQGADPVDWSLPA; from the coding sequence TTGCCTGAGGAGTTCGCGGCCGGGCTCCTCGACCCCGGCTGGGCCGAGGCGCTCGCCCCGGTCGCACCGACCATCGCCGAGCTCGGCGGGTTCCTCCGGGCCGAGGTCGCGGCCGGGCGCGGGTATCTCCCGGCGGGCGAGCAGGTGCTGCGCGCGTTCCGCGAGCCGCTCGACGACGTGCGGGTGCTCATCGTCGGCCAGGACCCGTACCCCACGCCGGGGCATCCGATCGGGCTCTCGTTCGCGGTCGACGGACATGTGCGCCCGCTGCCGCGGAGCCTCGCGAACATCTCCCGCGAACTCGTCGACGACCTCGGCGTCCCGCCGCTCGTGCACGGCGACCTCACGCGTTGGAGTGCGAACGGGGTCATGCTGCTGAACCGGGTGCTGACCGTCGAGCCGGGTGCGACCGGCTCGCACCGCGGTAGGGGCTGGGAGAAGGTCACCGACCATGCGATCCGTGCGCTCGTCGCGCGCGACCGCCCGCTCGTCGCGATCCTCTGGGGGCGCGACGCGCAGCGCCTCGAACCGTTGCTCGGGTCGACGCCCGTGATCGAGTCCGCGCATCCGAGCCCGCTCTCGGCGTCGCGCGGCTTCTTCGGGTCGAAGCCGTTCAGCCGGGCGAACGCGCTGCTCGCGGCGCAGGGCGCCGACCCGGTCGACTGGAGCCTGCCGGCGTGA
- a CDS encoding Type 1 glutamine amidotransferase-like domain-containing protein, which yields MSIHLIGGGATTVADAALYAPFVAEAAARASAAGRARPRIAVISLHPEAQEKATALAELLTAAGDGIEAHATAGRSGEPVALSAIADVDGIAVGGGVVEEVRAGLEPLFGELRRQVAAGVPYLGVSAGAMVAAEGSLGSGSRIGGVPVAPEDPEEPGFELEIESGIGLVDVAIEVHVAQRGMLSRLVAAVESGLIAGGLGIDERTALIVGDGRLGSEGEGSVWRVLPTEGGVLVSTIGI from the coding sequence GTGAGCATCCACCTCATCGGCGGCGGGGCGACCACCGTCGCGGATGCCGCGCTGTACGCACCGTTCGTCGCCGAGGCCGCAGCACGGGCGAGCGCAGCAGGCCGCGCCCGGCCGCGCATCGCCGTGATCTCACTGCACCCCGAGGCACAGGAGAAGGCGACGGCGCTCGCCGAACTGCTGACCGCCGCCGGCGACGGCATCGAGGCGCACGCGACCGCGGGTCGGTCCGGCGAGCCGGTCGCCCTCAGCGCGATCGCCGACGTCGACGGCATCGCCGTGGGCGGCGGCGTGGTCGAAGAGGTGCGCGCCGGGCTCGAACCGCTGTTCGGCGAGCTGCGTCGGCAGGTCGCCGCCGGCGTGCCCTACCTCGGCGTCTCGGCCGGCGCGATGGTCGCGGCGGAGGGCTCCCTCGGGAGCGGCTCGCGCATCGGCGGCGTGCCCGTCGCGCCCGAGGACCCTGAGGAGCCGGGATTCGAGCTCGAGATCGAATCCGGGATCGGCCTGGTCGATGTCGCCATCGAGGTGCACGTCGCCCAGCGCGGCATGCTCTCCCGACTGGTCGCCGCCGTCGAATCCGGGCTCATCGCGGGCGGGCTCGGCATCGACGAGCGCACGGCGCTGATCGTGGGCGATGGCCGCCTCGGTTCCGAGGGCGAGGGCAGTGTCTGGCGGGTGCTGCCGACCGAGGGCGGCGTGCTGGTCTCCACGATCGGCATCTGA
- a CDS encoding phosphoribosyltransferase, translating into MTFDANDAALGSDGIQREILTWDEFGEAARTLAGDVLRSGFRPDVVIAIARGGLLLAGAISYALGTKACGSINVEFYSGIDERLPEPVLHPPMLDAPALGGKRVLLVDDVSDSGRTLAKVLALLTDEGAEVRTATLYTKSHTVLAPDFDYRRTDDWIVFPWSALPPVEVVEGAA; encoded by the coding sequence ATGACTTTCGACGCCAACGACGCAGCCCTCGGATCCGATGGCATCCAGCGCGAGATCCTCACCTGGGACGAGTTCGGCGAGGCGGCGCGCACGCTCGCCGGCGACGTGCTCCGCTCGGGCTTCCGCCCCGACGTCGTGATCGCGATCGCCCGCGGCGGACTGCTGCTCGCTGGGGCCATCTCCTACGCACTCGGCACCAAGGCCTGCGGTTCGATCAACGTCGAGTTCTACTCGGGCATCGACGAGCGACTGCCCGAGCCCGTGCTGCACCCGCCGATGCTCGACGCGCCTGCGCTCGGCGGCAAGCGCGTGCTGCTGGTCGACGACGTGTCCGACTCCGGCCGCACGCTCGCCAAGGTGCTCGCGCTGCTCACCGACGAGGGCGCCGAGGTGCGCACCGCAACGCTGTACACGAAGTCGCACACGGTGCTCGCGCCCGACTTCGACTACCGCCGCACCGACGACTGGATCGTCTTCCCGTGGTCGGCGCTGCCGCCCGTCGAGGTCGTCGAGGGCGCCGCGTGA
- a CDS encoding potassium channel family protein: MAHRSAPAPRRHGWEQRTTVPLFALGVAFIIAYSVLVLVQDLPPEVRLWLMVILGITWVVFIVDLVVRVSLTPHGDKWHFIGTHPIDVLSALLPVFRAFRVLVLLREVPYLQRKSGAAVRTNIVIYAICYSVLFIYFISLATLSVERDAPGASITSFGEALWWAVVTVATVGYGDAYPVTVPGRLYAVLLMAGGVAIVGTASATIISLINERIGLVRISHEAPVTASGAPSAATPAEEPVGGPIPMADLLADAPDDPLTDRET; this comes from the coding sequence ATGGCGCATCGGTCGGCACCCGCCCCCCGCCGCCACGGCTGGGAGCAGCGCACGACCGTGCCGCTCTTCGCGCTCGGCGTCGCCTTCATCATCGCCTACTCGGTACTCGTGCTCGTGCAGGACCTGCCCCCCGAGGTGCGCCTCTGGCTGATGGTCATCCTCGGCATCACCTGGGTGGTGTTCATCGTCGACCTCGTCGTGCGCGTCTCGCTGACCCCGCACGGCGACAAGTGGCACTTCATCGGGACGCACCCGATCGACGTGCTCTCGGCCCTGCTGCCCGTGTTCCGCGCCTTCCGGGTGCTCGTGCTGCTGCGCGAGGTGCCGTACCTGCAGCGGAAGAGCGGCGCAGCGGTGCGCACCAACATCGTGATCTACGCCATCTGCTACTCGGTGCTGTTCATCTACTTCATCTCGCTCGCGACCCTCTCGGTCGAGCGGGACGCTCCCGGCGCGTCGATCACGAGCTTCGGCGAGGCCCTCTGGTGGGCGGTCGTCACGGTCGCGACCGTCGGCTACGGCGACGCCTACCCGGTCACGGTGCCCGGGCGCCTCTACGCCGTGCTGCTCATGGCCGGCGGCGTGGCGATCGTCGGCACCGCGTCGGCCACGATCATCTCGCTCATCAATGAACGCATCGGCCTCGTGCGGATCTCGCACGAGGCGCCGGTCACGGCGAGCGGGGCTCCGTCCGCCGCGACCCCCGCGGAGGAGCCCGTCGGGGGCCCCATTCCGATGGCGGATCTGCTCGCCGACGCGCCCGACGACCCGCTCACCGACCGCGAGACCTGA
- a CDS encoding SDR family NAD(P)-dependent oxidoreductase: MSELRVVVTGASSGIGEATVRAFRAAGWDVVGVARREERLRALAEETGASVVVADLTKQADVDRLRDHLESTGPVHALVNNAGGAKGLDSVEDSDVDDWAWMFEVNVLALKRVTSALLPLLRRGAVDRGVADIVNVTSIAGHTAYVGGGGYNAAKFAAHALTEVLRLELNGEPLRVIEIAPGMVKTDEFALVRFGGDRARADAVYDDVPEPLVAEDIAAVIADAVLKPRHVDLDLIVVKPVAQAAPYRFTKGPLAVRPEGA; the protein is encoded by the coding sequence ATGAGCGAGCTGCGAGTGGTCGTGACCGGTGCGAGTTCCGGCATCGGCGAGGCGACCGTGCGGGCGTTCCGCGCGGCCGGTTGGGACGTCGTCGGGGTCGCGCGCCGTGAGGAGCGCCTGCGGGCGCTCGCCGAGGAGACCGGGGCATCCGTGGTGGTGGCCGACCTGACGAAGCAGGCCGACGTCGACCGGCTGCGCGACCACCTCGAGTCGACCGGACCGGTGCACGCACTCGTCAACAACGCGGGCGGGGCGAAGGGCCTCGACTCGGTCGAGGACTCCGACGTCGACGACTGGGCGTGGATGTTCGAGGTCAATGTGCTCGCCCTGAAGCGGGTGACGAGCGCGCTGCTGCCGCTGCTGCGCCGGGGCGCCGTCGATCGCGGAGTCGCCGACATCGTGAACGTCACCTCGATCGCCGGGCACACCGCCTACGTCGGCGGAGGCGGGTACAACGCCGCGAAGTTCGCCGCGCACGCACTCACCGAGGTGCTTCGGCTCGAGCTCAACGGCGAGCCGCTGCGCGTGATCGAGATCGCGCCGGGAATGGTCAAGACCGACGAGTTCGCGCTCGTACGCTTCGGCGGCGACCGTGCGAGGGCCGATGCCGTCTACGACGACGTGCCCGAGCCGCTCGTGGCCGAGGACATCGCCGCGGTGATCGCCGACGCGGTGCTGAAGCCCAGGCACGTCGATCTCGACCTCATCGTCGTCAAGCCCGTCGCCCAGGCGGCGCCGTACCGCTTCACGAAGGGGCCGCTCGCCGTGCGCCCGGAAGGCGCCTGA
- a CDS encoding acyltransferase family protein, giving the protein MWDNARWIAITLVVIGHGILPLIGESNSAYSVYLFIYSFHVAVFVTVSGYFAKSGPPNARALRQILTDIVFPFLIFETIWTIIKWLLGGEFSLDFATASWTLWFLIALAVWRIVLPYLVLLRYPLLIAIAISIGAGYTESIDSTFALSRTFGMLPFFVFGWKLRQWQLTGRWLELRSAVAWRWRAGAIALFGVTLVLMPLAIETWRDLKLRRFMLYDESYEAIGYDEPWSGAIRLGLLLFAMLLSFAFLVLMPRGATWFTPFGTATMYIYLLHTFVLFPFRETEVLAGDQPFWVLPAMMLFCIAISIVLSLKPVRRVFRPLVEPRARWMFRPEPSTATGTIVLPPDGELR; this is encoded by the coding sequence ATGTGGGACAACGCCCGGTGGATCGCGATCACGCTCGTGGTCATCGGCCACGGCATCCTCCCGCTCATCGGCGAGTCGAACTCGGCCTACAGCGTCTACCTGTTCATCTACTCGTTCCACGTGGCGGTCTTCGTCACGGTCAGCGGGTACTTCGCGAAGTCAGGCCCGCCGAACGCGAGGGCGCTCCGTCAGATCCTCACCGACATCGTCTTCCCCTTCCTCATCTTCGAGACGATCTGGACGATCATCAAGTGGCTGCTCGGGGGCGAGTTCTCACTCGACTTCGCCACGGCGTCGTGGACGCTCTGGTTCCTCATCGCCCTCGCGGTGTGGCGCATCGTGCTGCCGTACCTCGTGCTGCTGCGCTACCCGCTGCTCATCGCGATCGCGATCTCGATCGGCGCCGGGTACACCGAGTCGATCGACTCGACCTTCGCCCTCTCACGCACGTTCGGCATGCTCCCGTTCTTCGTGTTCGGCTGGAAGCTGCGGCAGTGGCAGCTGACGGGCCGCTGGCTCGAGCTCCGCTCGGCGGTGGCCTGGCGCTGGCGGGCCGGCGCGATCGCGTTGTTCGGCGTGACGCTCGTGCTCATGCCCCTCGCGATCGAGACGTGGCGCGACCTGAAGCTGCGCCGGTTCATGCTCTACGACGAGTCGTACGAGGCCATCGGCTACGACGAGCCGTGGTCCGGCGCCATCCGGCTGGGGCTGCTGCTGTTCGCGATGCTCCTCTCGTTCGCGTTCCTCGTGCTGATGCCGCGCGGTGCGACCTGGTTCACCCCGTTCGGCACCGCGACGATGTACATCTACCTGCTGCACACCTTCGTGCTCTTCCCGTTCCGGGAGACGGAGGTGCTCGCCGGAGACCAGCCGTTCTGGGTGCTGCCGGCGATGATGCTGTTCTGCATCGCGATCTCGATCGTGCTCTCGCTGAAACCGGTGCGCCGGGTGTTCCGGCCGCTCGTCGAGCCCCGGGCGCGGTGGATGTTCCGCCCCGAACCGTCGACGGCGACCGGCACGATCGTGCTGCCGCCCGACGGCGAGCTGCGCTGA